A window from Macaca thibetana thibetana isolate TM-01 chromosome 7, ASM2454274v1, whole genome shotgun sequence encodes these proteins:
- the LOC126959848 gene encoding creatine kinase U-type, mitochondrial-like isoform X3, which produces MPVKVRTGRSIRGLSLPPACTRAERREVERVVVDALSGLKGDLAGRYYRLSEMTEAEQQQLIDDHFLFDKPVSPLLTAAGMARDWPDARGIWHNNEKSFLIWVNEEDHTRVISMEKGGNMKRVFERFCRGLKEVERLIQERGWEFMWNERLGYILTCPSNLGTGLRAGVHIKLPLLSKDSRFPKILENLRLQKRGTGGVDTAATGGVFDISNLDRLGKSEVELVQLVIDGVNYLIDCERRLERGQDIRIPTPVIHTKH; this is translated from the exons ATGCCAGTAAA AGTCAGAACTGGCCGAAGCATCCGAGGACTCAGTCTGCCTCCAGCTTGCACTCGAGCAGAGCGACGGGAGGTGGAACGTGTTGTGGTGGATGCACTGAGTGGCCTGAAGGGTGACCTGGCTGGACGTTACTATAGGCTCAGTGAGATGACAGAGGCTGAACAGCAGCAGCTGATTGAT GACCACTTTCTGTTTGATAAGCCTGTGTCCCCATTGCTGACTGCAGCAGGAATGGCTCGAGACTGGCCAGATGCTCGTGGAATTTG GCACAACAATGAGAAGAGCTTCCTGATCTGGGTGAATGAGGAGGATCATACACGGGTCATCTCCATGGAGAAGGGTGGCAACATGAAGAGAGTGTTTGAAAGATTCTGCCGAGGCCTCAAAGAG GTGGAGCGACTTATCCAAGAACGTGGCTGGGAGTTCATGTGGAATGAGCGTTTGGGATACATCTTGACCTGTCCATCTAACCTGGGCACTGGACTTCGGGCAGGAGTGCACATCAAACTGCCCCTGCTAAGCAAA GATAGCCGCTTCCCAAAGATCCTGGAGAACCTAAGGCTCCAAAAGCGTGGTACTGGAGGAGTGGACACTGCTGCCACAGGCGGTGTCTTTGATATTTCTAATTTGGACCGACTAGGCAAATCAGAG GTGGAGCTTGTGCAGCTGGTCATCGATGGAGTAAACTATTTGATTGATTGTGAACGGCGTCTGGAGAGAGGCCAGGATATCCGCATCCCCACACCTGTCATCCACACCAAGCATTAA